The Staphylococcus sp. KG4-3 genome has a window encoding:
- a CDS encoding S1C family serine protease, whose protein sequence is MSEFNNEQNTNNNQNYQQNTTQYTSNKRIRQKPKFPWFRTVIVALVAGIIGALIVLGVGKLMETTVLNDNGSSVNEASNTGNGGNTLDGKSEKYNSVNQMINDVSPAIVGVINMQKAQNLDDLLKGKSSKAQEAGVGSGVIYQKNNGSAYIVTNNHVIDGASEIKVQLHNSKQVDAKLIGKDALTDMAVLKINETKGTKAINFANSSKVKTGDSVFAMGNPLGLEFANSVTSGIISASERTIDTQTSAGSNKVNVLQTDAAINPGNSGGALVDINGNLVGINSMKIANEQVEGIGFAIPSNEVKVTIKELVEKGKIDRPSIGIGLLNVSEIPDEYKDQLKTSRKDGAYVAKVDGDNGLKEGDIITAIDDKKVKEDTDIRSYLYENKKPGDSVKLTVERKGKQQKIDVTLKEQKTTSQPSEDSSEEKSSPFN, encoded by the coding sequence ATGTCAGAATTTAACAATGAGCAAAATACAAACAACAATCAAAATTACCAACAAAACACAACGCAATACACCTCAAATAAACGGATAAGGCAAAAACCTAAATTCCCATGGTTTAGAACAGTTATAGTTGCCTTAGTCGCTGGTATCATTGGAGCCCTTATTGTATTAGGCGTCGGTAAACTAATGGAAACTACAGTATTAAACGATAATGGCTCATCTGTAAATGAAGCATCAAACACTGGAAATGGTGGAAATACTCTTGATGGAAAAAGCGAAAAGTATAATTCCGTCAATCAAATGATTAATGATGTCTCTCCAGCAATTGTTGGTGTTATCAACATGCAAAAAGCTCAAAACTTAGATGATTTATTAAAAGGTAAATCTTCGAAAGCGCAAGAAGCCGGTGTAGGTTCTGGTGTAATATATCAGAAAAATAATGGTTCTGCATACATCGTTACTAATAATCATGTGATAGATGGTGCGAGCGAAATCAAAGTTCAACTTCATAACTCTAAACAAGTAGATGCTAAATTAATTGGTAAAGATGCATTAACTGATATGGCAGTGCTAAAAATTAATGAAACTAAAGGCACAAAAGCAATCAACTTTGCCAATTCTTCAAAAGTTAAGACTGGAGATAGTGTATTTGCCATGGGCAACCCATTAGGCTTAGAATTTGCTAATTCAGTAACTTCTGGGATTATTTCAGCAAGTGAACGTACCATTGATACTCAAACATCAGCTGGTTCAAACAAAGTTAACGTACTTCAAACAGATGCAGCCATAAATCCAGGTAACTCTGGTGGTGCCCTTGTAGATATTAACGGTAATCTAGTAGGTATAAACTCAATGAAGATTGCTAATGAACAAGTGGAAGGCATTGGTTTTGCTATACCAAGTAACGAAGTTAAAGTTACTATTAAAGAGCTAGTAGAGAAAGGTAAGATTGATCGTCCTTCTATTGGTATTGGCTTACTCAATGTCAGCGAAATTCCAGACGAATATAAAGACCAACTTAAAACATCACGTAAAGATGGCGCATACGTAGCAAAAGTTGATGGTGATAATGGTCTTAAAGAAGGCGATATTATTACAGCAATTGATGATAAAAAAGTTAAAGAAGATACAGATATTCGTTCTTATCTTTATGAAAATAAAAAACCTGGCGATTCGGTGAAATTGACTGTAGAACGTAAAGGTAAACAACAAAAAATAGATGTAACATTAAAAGAACAAAAAACAACATCACAACCTTCTGAAGACTCAAGTGAAGAAAAAAGTTCACCGTTCAATTAA
- the nagE gene encoding N-acetylglucosamine-specific PTS transporter subunit IIBC: MYSFFQRLGRSLMLPVAVLPAAAIIVGIGNALTALGILPTVAAFFSTAGSTILEQLGILFAIGVALGMAKKNDGAVALAAAVGFFLTTVVLSPEKLAPLLGVKESGVNAAFEQMNNQNVLIGLVIGLVAAYTYNRFSTTELPTALSFFSGKRLVPILTAFFSIFIAVIMLFVWPIVYSGIVTFGTWILDLGPGGAFLYGFFNRLLIPTGLHHALNAVFWFDLAGINDIAKFQTGDGAVQGVTGRYMAGFFPVMMFGVPAAALAMYHTAETKQKKRVYGLMFGGAISAFFVGVTEPIEFSFMFVAPLLFLIHAVLTGLSLFIAALFHWTAGFSFSAGLIDFLLSLINPVANHPMMLMVQGLVFFVIYYVVFRFAIKWLKLNTPGRGDNLLPDPTSDEATTGDTEDSTEISNSGKSQTGKYSKTASQILEGLGGKENIVTLTNCATRLRMELHDNNVIDEAKIKGAGAVGVTKSGKHNTQVIIGTQVQQVADEIELQMEK, encoded by the coding sequence ATGTATAGTTTCTTTCAACGTTTAGGAAGATCACTTATGCTACCTGTAGCTGTATTGCCAGCAGCAGCCATTATCGTTGGTATAGGTAATGCATTAACTGCACTTGGCATATTGCCTACAGTAGCTGCCTTTTTCTCTACGGCAGGATCAACAATTCTTGAACAATTGGGTATTTTATTTGCAATTGGTGTTGCATTAGGTATGGCGAAGAAAAATGATGGCGCAGTTGCACTTGCAGCAGCCGTTGGTTTTTTCTTAACGACAGTTGTACTCAGTCCGGAAAAACTAGCGCCATTATTAGGCGTGAAAGAATCTGGTGTAAATGCAGCATTTGAACAAATGAATAATCAAAATGTCTTAATTGGTTTGGTTATTGGTTTAGTGGCAGCATATACGTATAACAGATTTAGTACAACAGAATTGCCAACAGCGTTATCATTCTTTAGTGGGAAACGTTTGGTGCCTATTTTAACTGCGTTTTTCAGTATATTTATAGCAGTTATTATGTTATTTGTTTGGCCAATTGTGTACTCAGGGATTGTTACTTTTGGGACATGGATATTAGATTTAGGACCTGGTGGGGCGTTTCTGTATGGATTTTTCAACCGTCTCTTAATCCCAACCGGACTACATCATGCATTAAACGCGGTATTTTGGTTTGATTTAGCTGGTATAAACGATATTGCGAAATTCCAAACTGGTGATGGTGCAGTTCAAGGCGTAACAGGGCGTTATATGGCCGGTTTCTTCCCAGTAATGATGTTTGGTGTCCCAGCAGCCGCATTAGCGATGTATCATACAGCAGAAACAAAACAAAAGAAAAGAGTTTACGGGTTAATGTTTGGTGGAGCTATTTCAGCATTTTTCGTTGGAGTTACGGAACCTATTGAATTTTCATTTATGTTTGTAGCTCCGCTATTATTCTTAATACATGCTGTGTTAACTGGTTTATCTTTGTTTATAGCCGCGTTATTCCATTGGACAGCAGGATTTTCATTTAGTGCGGGATTAATTGACTTTTTATTATCTTTGATTAACCCAGTAGCAAACCATCCGATGATGTTAATGGTTCAAGGTCTTGTATTCTTTGTTATTTATTACGTAGTATTTAGATTTGCAATCAAATGGTTGAAACTTAATACTCCTGGTCGTGGTGATAACTTACTACCTGATCCAACATCCGATGAAGCTACAACAGGAGATACTGAAGATTCAACTGAGATTTCAAATTCAGGAAAATCGCAAACAGGTAAATATTCAAAGACTGCTAGTCAAATCTTAGAAGGATTAGGTGGTAAAGAAAATATTGTAACGTTAACAAACTGTGCCACACGGTTACGCATGGAATTACATGATAATAATGTGATTGATGAAGCTAAGATTAAAGGCGCTGGTGCTGTTGGTGTAACGAAGAGTGGTAAACACAATACACAAGTTATCATTGGAACTCAAGTCCAACAAGTTGCTGATGAAATTGAACTTCAAATGGAAAAATAA
- a CDS encoding 1-acyl-sn-glycerol-3-phosphate acyltransferase: MYKFISGLLKLIIIKLSNSLEVQGKENIPQLHRYVVTCTHESYNEVIMLGTAIYPNQIHYMAKKELFNNKVFGEFLSSLNAFPVDRDNPGPSTLKKPIKLLKENKTVGIFPTGHRMKYDEGSPMKRGAVTIAMMAQAPILPAAYVGPKEIKGLITGKAIIRFGEPIETKHLPKDMKRNEKLEYLTKELEQRTIQLQSELNDYVKNN; this comes from the coding sequence ATGTATAAATTTATAAGTGGTTTGTTGAAATTAATTATTATAAAATTAAGTAATTCGTTAGAAGTTCAAGGAAAAGAAAATATACCTCAACTTCATAGGTATGTAGTGACTTGTACTCACGAGAGTTATAATGAAGTAATCATGTTAGGCACAGCGATTTATCCTAACCAAATACATTATATGGCTAAAAAAGAACTATTTAACAACAAAGTTTTTGGTGAATTTTTATCGTCATTAAATGCATTTCCAGTAGATAGAGATAATCCTGGACCAAGCACATTAAAAAAACCAATAAAACTGTTAAAAGAAAATAAAACTGTTGGAATCTTTCCCACAGGACACCGCATGAAGTATGATGAAGGTTCACCAATGAAAAGAGGAGCTGTAACTATAGCGATGATGGCTCAAGCTCCGATTTTACCTGCAGCTTATGTTGGACCAAAAGAAATAAAAGGATTGATTACTGGAAAAGCAATTATCAGATTTGGTGAACCAATAGAAACTAAACATCTTCCAAAAGACATGAAGCGTAATGAAAAATTAGAGTATTTAACTAAAGAATTAGAGCAAAGAACAATTCAATTACAATCAGAATTAAATGACTATGTAAAAAATAACTAA
- the tyrS gene encoding tyrosine--tRNA ligase — protein sequence MANALLEDLKWRGLVYQQTDESGIEEILNKEQVTLYCGADPTADSLHIGHLLPFLTLRRFQEHGHRPLVLIGGGTGMIGDPSGKSEERKLQTEDQVENNVQGISNQMHKIFEFGTEKGAKLVNNKDWLGKISLIDFLRDYGKHVGVNYMLAKDSIQTRLEHGISFTEFTYTILQAIDFGHLNKTYNCKIQVGGSDQWGNITSGIELMRRMYGQTEAYGLTIPLVVKSDGKKFGKTEGGAVWLDADKTSPYEFYQFWINTTDEDVIKFLKYFTFLEKEEIEALETSLNEAPHLREAQKALAENVTRFIHGQAALDDAIRISKALFAGDLQSLSATELKEGFKDVPQVELNQETTNIVEAIVEAGISSSKRQAREDVNNGAIYINGLRQQDVNYELTNDDKIEDEFTIIRRGKKKYFMVNYK from the coding sequence ATGGCAAATGCACTATTAGAAGATTTAAAATGGAGAGGCTTGGTTTATCAACAAACTGATGAGTCTGGTATAGAAGAAATATTAAATAAAGAGCAAGTCACATTATATTGTGGTGCGGATCCAACAGCAGATAGTTTGCATATTGGACATTTATTACCATTCTTAACATTGCGTCGCTTCCAAGAACATGGACATAGACCACTTGTATTAATTGGTGGTGGCACAGGTATGATAGGTGATCCTTCAGGTAAATCAGAAGAACGTAAATTACAGACCGAAGACCAAGTAGAAAACAATGTACAAGGTATCAGTAATCAAATGCATAAAATTTTTGAATTTGGTACTGAAAAAGGTGCTAAATTAGTTAATAATAAAGATTGGCTTGGCAAAATTTCTTTAATTGATTTCTTACGTGATTATGGTAAACATGTAGGTGTGAATTACATGTTAGCTAAAGATTCTATTCAAACACGTTTAGAACACGGTATTTCATTTACAGAATTTACCTATACAATATTACAAGCGATTGACTTCGGTCATTTAAATAAAACATATAATTGTAAAATTCAAGTTGGTGGTTCAGACCAATGGGGAAATATTACGAGCGGTATTGAATTGATGCGTCGTATGTATGGTCAAACTGAGGCTTATGGGTTAACAATTCCATTAGTTGTGAAGTCAGATGGTAAAAAATTTGGGAAAACTGAAGGCGGCGCAGTTTGGTTGGATGCTGACAAAACGAGCCCATATGAATTTTATCAATTTTGGATTAACACGACAGATGAAGATGTAATCAAGTTCTTAAAATACTTTACTTTCTTAGAAAAAGAAGAGATTGAAGCATTGGAAACATCTTTAAATGAAGCTCCTCATTTACGTGAAGCACAAAAAGCATTAGCCGAAAATGTAACACGTTTTATTCATGGTCAAGCTGCTTTAGACGACGCGATACGTATATCTAAAGCTCTATTTGCAGGAGATTTACAATCACTTTCTGCGACGGAATTAAAAGAAGGATTTAAAGATGTGCCACAAGTAGAATTAAATCAGGAAACTACAAATATTGTAGAAGCAATCGTTGAAGCTGGAATTTCTTCATCTAAACGACAAGCACGTGAGGATGTAAATAATGGTGCTATTTATATCAACGGTCTTAGACAACAAGATGTTAATTATGAACTTACTAACGATGATAAGATTGAAGATGAGTTTACAATTATACGTCGAGGTAAGAAAAAATACTTTATGGTTAATTATAAATAA
- a CDS encoding biosynthetic peptidoglycan transglycosylase: MTHQTVENQHQPSCFDKFESIYKKLKHIFIGLFAILTCTSVIILAITVFYFQSITKEAIHMSDDDLKLKLLYIVGSQDIDYDNKHILTEYNESMNTLIVGPKNVNKNVIKALTASEDSLFFRHNGILPKALVRAVGQDIFNTESATGGSTITQQLVKNQLLTNEKTYNRKANELVLSMRAEKLLTKDEIIYTYLNIVPFGRDYNGSNISGIASASYSLFGKSPSDLNIAESAYLVGLLQSPYFYTPYEENGTLKSDADIQIGLDRQHYVLKRMLVEGKITEYDYKRAERFSIRQHLLSK, from the coding sequence ATGACGCATCAAACAGTTGAAAATCAACATCAACCGTCATGTTTTGATAAATTTGAAAGCATCTATAAAAAACTGAAACATATTTTCATCGGCTTGTTTGCGATACTAACATGTACCTCGGTGATAATATTAGCAATTACTGTTTTTTATTTTCAAAGTATCACAAAAGAAGCAATACATATGTCTGATGATGATTTAAAACTTAAATTACTTTACATTGTCGGTAGCCAAGATATAGATTATGACAATAAACATATTTTAACTGAGTATAACGAATCCATGAACACCTTAATTGTTGGCCCTAAAAATGTTAACAAAAATGTCATTAAAGCATTAACAGCTTCAGAAGATAGTTTGTTTTTCAGACATAATGGCATTTTACCTAAAGCTTTGGTTCGAGCAGTTGGCCAAGATATTTTTAATACTGAAAGTGCCACTGGTGGCAGTACAATAACGCAGCAACTTGTTAAGAATCAATTACTAACAAACGAAAAAACATATAACCGAAAAGCGAATGAGTTAGTTCTATCAATGCGAGCTGAAAAATTATTGACCAAAGATGAAATTATATATACGTACTTAAATATTGTACCATTTGGACGTGATTATAATGGCTCAAACATATCCGGTATAGCTTCAGCTTCATATAGTTTATTTGGAAAGTCGCCATCAGACTTAAATATTGCTGAATCGGCCTATTTAGTAGGTTTATTACAAAGCCCCTATTTTTATACACCATATGAAGAAAACGGCACTCTAAAATCTGATGCAGATATACAAATTGGTCTGGATAGACAACATTACGTATTAAAACGAATGTTAGTAGAAGGGAAAATCACAGAATATGATTATAAAAGAGCTGAAAGGTTCAGTATTCGCCAACACTTATTATCAAAATAA